A genomic region of Arachis hypogaea cultivar Tifrunner chromosome 5, arahy.Tifrunner.gnm2.J5K5, whole genome shotgun sequence contains the following coding sequences:
- the LOC112800008 gene encoding protein HAIKU1-like: MDNSKNRINDSLGVNKIGKNIRKSPLHQPNFGNNAARQQPQPQVYNISKNDFRDIVQQLTGSPSQEPPLRPPPNNPPKPQSMRLQKIRPPPLGPIARPRHPPPMPVPTAPPPIPYSSAMPRPPQFGQPSRSPLQPFTPVDIWTNTAESPISAYMRYLQTSIMDPGPRGNQVHPQPYRHPQLPPLPQPQVSGNGRPPPPSSGLLPNPPMPVVPSPRLNGPVPPTNATNPPVPSFPSPHPQANGPPLLPSPTSQFLLPSPTGFLNLLSPPPRSPYLPLSPGIQFPSPLTPNFPFSPMAQSGILGPGPQPPPSPGFMYPLSPSGFFPIASPRWRDY, from the coding sequence ATGGATAACTCCAAAAACAGGATTAATGATAGTTTGGGTGTGAATAAGAttgggaaaaatataagaaagAGCCCTTTACACCAGCCCAATTTTGGAAATAATGCTGCTAGACAACAGCCACAGCCTCAGGTTTACAACATAAGCAAGAATGATTTTCGCGACATTGTTCAGCAGCTTACTGGATCGCCATCACAAGAACCTCCACTTAGACCTCCACCAAACAATCCACCAAAACCGCAGAGTATGCGACTGCAGAAAATTAGGCCTCCCCCATTAGGACCAATTGCTCGGCCTCGCCACCCTCCACCAATGCCAGTTCCCACAGCCCCTCCTCCAATTCCTTATAGTAGTGCCATGCCTAGACCACCTCAGTTTGGACAGCCGTCACGCTCCCCTTTGCAACCATTTACACCAGTTGATATATGGACTAACACAGCTGAGTCTCCTATCTCGGCTTACATGCGTTACCTTCAAACTTCAATAATGGATCCAGGTCCAAGGGGTAATCAAGTTCACCCTCAACCGTATCGACACCCACAACTGCCTCCACTCCCTCAACCACAAGTATCGGGAAATGGTCGGCCTCCACCACCTTCATCCGGTTTGCTTCCTAATCCTCCCATGCCAGTGGTTCCTTCTCCAAGATTAAATGGTCCTGTTCCACCAACAAATGCCACTAACCCTCCAGTgcctagctttccttctccacatccacaagcaaatggacCTCCGCTTCTACCTTCTCCAACCTCACAATTCCTCCTGCCTTCTCCAACCGGTTTCCTAAATTTGCTATCACCTCCCCCTCGGTCTCCTTATCTACCTCTGTCTCCAGGAATTCAGTTTCCATCTCCTCTTACACCCAATTTTCCTTTCTCACCAATGGCACAATCTGGGATTTTAGGTCCTGGTCCTCAACCTCCACCTTCTCCAGGTTTTATGTATCCGTTATCTCCTTCAGGATTTTTCCCCATTGCAAGTCCTAGGTGGAGAGATTACTAG
- the LOC112800010 gene encoding uncharacterized protein has translation MENMQSASGKQDNSIMKSIEQRARSRGRSDLMTQRLKNRERQRRYRARKRLEAETKKPFVVQETPAVQVELQPNGNHNSFVTQPNENHNNFMTRIYCKRDWKKDARRVHLLKHQDTNGSIDHSSTLTSVPEVACLAVGNKTESMLEREVQFGSSVVVNNETPNRGLLGRRDWKAEARRKKSYDVISN, from the exons ATGGAAAACATGCAAAGTGCCTCTGGAAAACAAGATAATTCCATAATGAAGTCCATTGAGCAAAGAGCACGCTCTAGAGGGCGTAGCGACTTAATGACTCAACGTCTGAAAAATCGAGAGAGGCAACGAAGATACAGGGCTCGCAAGCGTCTAGAAGCCGAAACCAAGAAGCCTTTTGTTGTACAAGAGACTCCAGCAGTGCAAGTAGAGCTACAACCAAATGGGAATCACAACAGCTTTGTGACTCAACCAAATGAGAACCACAACAACTTCATGACCCGCATATATTGCAAACGGGATTGGAAAAAGGATGCACGGCGGGTTCATCTTCTGAAGCACCAAGATACAAATGGATCAATTGATCATTCTTCAACATTAACTAGTGTTCCTGAGGTTGCATGTTTagctgttgggaataagacagaaTCCATGCTAGAGAGGGAAGTTCAGTTTGGATCTTCTGTTGTTGTCAATAATGAAACTCCTAATAGAGGCTTGCTGGGTAGAAGAGATTGGAAAGCAGAAGctagaagaaagaaaa GTTATGATGTTATAAGCAACTAG